Below is a genomic region from Spirosoma radiotolerans.
TCGTTTGTCCGGGCGATTCAGAAAATTCAAATGGCCGTCAGTGGTTGACGGAGTCCGGTTTAAAAATGAGGGGTCTCGGTGGGTAAAAAACTACTTGCCTGCCAGGTACCGATTTCGGTATTCGAGTGGGGTACAGCCTTTTACCTGCCTAAATTGCCGGGCAATGTTTTTGCTGTCGTTCAGGCCGAGCTCCAGGGCAATCTCAAAAACTGTCAAGTCTGTTTCCAGCAGTTTTTTTGAGAATTTCTCAATACGTAGATTCTGAATATACTTATAGATGGGGTAACCGATCTCGTGCTGAAACCGCATCTCCAGCGACCGTCTCGATAAAGGTACTTGTTTGACCAGCGCATCGACCTGGAGATTTTTGTCGATGTTCTGATGAATGTACTTCAGCGAAGCGGCAATGAAATCGTCGTGAGTAGCATAAATGTCGGTCGACTGGCGGGTAATGACCTGCGTAGGCTTGACGATGATGTCATAAAAAGAGGCCGTTTCTTTCCGGATCATACGGTCAAGCAGGCGGGCCGCATCATAGCCGCCCTTCTCGGCATCCTGCGCAATGCTTGACAGGGGAGGGTCCGACAGCTCACAAATCATTTCATCGTTATCGACCCCTAACACGGCCACCTCTTCGGGGATGCGAATTCCCGAATGCCGGCAGGCTTCGGTAATGTGCTGCCCCAGGCGGTCATCGCAAGCCATGATGGCAACCGGTCTGGGCAAGGATAGAAGCCACTGGCTCAGCGAGCTAGGCTTATAATACCACAATTCCGATTCATTGGCACGTGCAGCATTTCTATTCTCGAAATAATGAACTTCATAACCCGCTCTGGAAATGCTTTCCTCGAATCCTTCCGCTCGTTCCCGAGACCAGACGATGTCGGAGAACCCATAAAAGGCAAAGTTTTTGAAGCCCTTTTTCAGGAAATAGTCAGCGGCAATGGCACCTGTTTCGTGGTGAGCTCCCGTTATGTTAGGAATTTCGGTGAACCGTTCCTTAAAGTCCTGCGCAATGAGCGGAATGCCTGCCTGCACGATTTTTCCGATGTTCTCATCGTTATAGAGTTGTCCGATAATGCCGTCGGCTTCCCATTCGAGGGCCCAGTTCAGAATGCCATCAATGCCCATCGTTTCCCGGTGAAAAAGCGGCATCCGACAAAAAATCCAGGGACCATGTTCGCGCGAGTATTTCGTGATGCCTTTCAAGAGGCTCTTGCTGTAATCCTCCGCGAAGTCGATCAACAGAATAATCTTGTGCATAGAGAACGAGTGAGAGTGAATGAGTGAAAACTACGGCGAAGTTGCGCTATCGCGTCAGGCTGCTTGTTCGCGCTCTCGTTCATTCACTCGTTCCTTCTTTAATTTAAGTGTTGCATTTGTAATCAGCGGTTTAGCCCAGAGGCCGATGCTAAAAATATAGCTTAAAGTAAGTAACAAAACCAGCATCGCCCAGCGAAGGCCGACTAGTTCGGCCAGGCCGCCAATGATCAGCGGTACCAGTGCTCCACCAACGATGCCCGTACACAGGATGCCCGAAAACGTACCGTGATGCCGAGGGATTGAGTTAAGGGCGAGTGAGAAGATAATCGACCACATTACGGAGGCAAAAAAGCCAGTGGCCGGAAATGCATACAGGGCCACGTCTTTCGTGCCAAACAGCCCAGCCAGTAAGGCAATGATGGCACCTAATGTGAACAGGATAAGCACATAGCGGCTGTCTGCCAGCTTTAACAGAACAAGGCCCAGAACGCAGCCTACCGTCATCAGTCCCCAGAAGGCAGCCACCACTTGAGCCCCGGTAGTGGCTGGATCAATACCATGATAGAGTTGGAGAAACGTTGAGATCCAGTTGGCAATGCCCTGTTCTGTACCGACATACGCAAAGATTCCCGCGAAAAAGAGAAGTACGGTTTTATTGTTCACTAATTCCGTCAGCGTGGTGCCCACTTCTATCTTTTCGTCATCCTTAAGCTCCACGGTCGGAAAGTTGATCAGAGCCACCACCACAATCATCAGGAGTGTCGTGAGGGCGAACACCCAGTATAATGATACCCATTCGAGATGAACAGGAACCAGCCGGTTGAGCAGGGCAATGGGAAGGCTGGTGTTCGTTGTGTGAAGGTTAAGGACAAAATAACTGTATAAAAAAGGACTGATAAACGAAGCGGCTCCGGAGAAAAGTTGAGCCAGTACTGAGTTGAAGGCGAAATGGGCTTCGCCACCCGCCACCCGCAACAGCGGATTGATGACAACCTGTAATATAGCCATCCCTACACCAATGGAGAAGAGGGAGACCAGCGCGACCGAAAAACGGGGAAGCAGCGCAACCAGCAGCGCACCCAGAAACGCCAGAAAAAAAGCCCCAAGCAACACCCGCTTTTCCCGGTGTTTTTCGACTAGTAAGCCCGCCGGTACCGACACGGCGTAGGCGACAAAAAAAGCAAACGGCAGAAAACCCGCCAGGCCGATGCTCAACTGAAAACTGTCGACCAGATCGGGAATGATAGGCCCCAGAATGTTAGTCAGGAACGAAATGACAAAGAAAATAAGTAGAATCAGGCCAACAATCAGGGTGTTACGGTTCATAGTTAGTGCTTAGGAGTAAAACAAAGGAATGCGTTTTTCATACGTAAGCAGTTCTGTAAAATCTCCTTAAAGGTGCTCGCGTTGCTCGACCAGAGCCGCAGCGCCCAAGAGCGCAATGCCTTCTTTTTCTGATTGGAAAATCTTCAGCCGTTTCAGGGTCATTGGATAGGCAAAATCCTGCATGCTCTCGAGCATCCCGGCTTTAAAGAAAGGATACGCTTTGGCGATGGAACCCCCCAATACAATGACTTCCGGATCATAGGCATACAGGACTGCTTTGATGGCCCAACCAAAGTGACGGCCAAATTCGACCCATAGTTGTAGTGCCTTTTCTTCACCCAGTTGAGCCGCCTGGCTGGCTTCCAGGGCCGTTGTTCCGTGAACCGCTTTGAAAAACTCAGCAGAGGCATAATACTCGAAATTTTTGTCCCGGTAAGGCAGTAAGCCGATTTCGCCCGCGCCACAATTTGAGCCCGCAAAAAGTTGATTGTTCATGATAATTCCCGAGCCGAGTCCGGTGCCAATAGACATGCCAACCACCGAATGGTAGGATTTCGCCTGCCCAAACTGATGCTCGCCCAGGGTGAAACAATTCACATCATTGTTGACAAATACAGGAACGGCGAACTCTGCCTCCAGAATGTCGCGCAGAGCCACCTCTTTCCAGGAGGGAATATTGGCAACATTGTAAACGATGCCCCGGCCCACATCGACCACCGATGGCACGCCAATGCCGATACTACTGACAGACGAGTCGGCCAGGGGACGAATCAGCCCAATCAGTTGTGATAAAGTAGCGGAAAGTGATTCTTTTTGGTGTAACAGACCACTCTTCTGGTGGACAATTAATCCATTCTGCACAAGCCCGGCCCGCACGTTCGTCCCTCCTAAGTCGACCCCAATAGTCATTTGTTGCATTCAGTTTGTTAGTGTGTTCGCCTGGTGTATGTACTAAGCTTCGCCAGGAATATTATGGTACCTTAAGGACAACCGACCTGCTCGATCTACCCGATGCATCGAAGCTTTTTAATGTTAATGTACCTGCGGCTTTCACCGGACCTGCATACAACGCGGACTGAGCCGTGGGTTCCGTTCCATTCGTCGTGTACCGAATGGCCAGACCGGGAAGTTCTACATTCGCCTTGAGCATACCCTTTTCGATAAGGGCACCGGGCAGCGGTAACCGATAGGTATAACCGCCATTGATTGTCGACAGTCGGGGTAAGTCTTTCTGAGCCAAGGTATTGGCAAAAACATTCCAGCCTATTCGCATTGACGCTTCGCGCGCCTGCTTATTCTCGATGGTTTCCCAGGGTCGTTCCGGTGCCCAGGCACTTTCGGCGAAGCCCAGCAGTTTAGGCAGCATGGCGTACTCAGCCATGGCGCGGCCTTTAATCGTTTCACTCCAGAGCTGGGCTTCTACACCCCGGATGTTTTTGCGGGCACTGAGCTTCATTTTTTCCAGGCCTGCATACTTTAATGGCTTGCCCATCGACGTTTTGTTGGTTGTCTTGACCATATCGAAAGGCGCAAATGCCCAGTTATTTTTCGTATCGACATAGCCTGCCCAATACAAACCCGGCTCCTGCGGATCGTTGGTATAAGCCATATCGAAATAAAAATTCGATACGTTGCACAGCACCACCGGATAGCCCGCATTCGCCATTCGATTACCCAGATCCATGTCGAACAGATTGTTCCATACATAGGGAACCACGCCCTGGCCAACAAATTCAGGATTTAACACTAATTTTCCGTCAGTAGCTTTGGCCAATACCGCTTCTTCCCAACCGTGTATTTCCAGGTTACGCTTTTTGAGCCGCTTGACGAGGTTCCGGAAGAAATAGGTCTGCAGATTTTTGGGGTCTTTGATCGTTGGATTGTTGCTTAACACCCTGGCCGCTACGGGCGATTTTGTCCAGGCACCTTCGGGCACTTCATCCCCACCCGTATGCAGGACATCCATCGGTAAACCGGCTGCTTTATACATCTTCGTCAGCTCATCGACCACCTTTTCGCAAAAATGATACGTGGACTCCTGGCCAACGCTCACCACATTATCGGTATAGCCCTGCGCCGACAGGTACACCGATTTGTCATCGGGATCGATCAGCCGGTATTCCCTGGCTTCTTTCTCTTTTCCTTCCTTCATCAACCGTTCGTAGCGGGCCTCCATGGCTTTGATGGCCGCTCGGGCGTGGCCCGGTAAATTGATTTCAGGAATTACTTTAATATGGCGTTCAGTGGCGTACTGCAGGATATCGATAAAATCCGCTTTTGTATAATACCCACTGCCGTATTTGCCTTCGTCATACGCCCTGGGCCCTGAGCCATAAGCCGGATGCAGCACAGGCGTTTCTTTTCCCGACGTATGCACGCGTTGTGCCCCCACTTGAGTCAGCTCGGGCAATCCATCGATTTCGAGTCGCCAGCCCTCGTCTTCGGTCGTGTAGAACAGGAACGTATTGACTTTATAAAATGCCAGCAGATCGAGTAGTCGCAGGATGGTTTCTTTCGTCTGAAAATTCCGGCTAACATCCAGATGCATTCCCCGGAAGGCAAAGCGGGGGGCATCCTCGATCTGTACATAGCGTACGGCAACAGTAGCCGCAGGCTTCAAGTAGCTTGTAGTCGGAAGGAGAGCCAGCAAACTCTGAACGCCATAGAAAACCCCCGCGGCATCGTTGCCGGTAATGATCACCCCGTTTTCGTCGATGCCTAATCGATATGCTTCGTTGACAACGCCATTCACGCTGACGTTACCCTTTTTCAGGGCTATACAGGGTCCTTTTGGCGCTCCGGTGCTTACAGAAAAGTTGCTGCCCGTCAGAGTTTTTAGTTTCCGGCTCAGGTAATCCGCTTCAC
It encodes:
- a CDS encoding AraC family transcriptional regulator, whose product is MHKIILLIDFAEDYSKSLLKGITKYSREHGPWIFCRMPLFHRETMGIDGILNWALEWEADGIIGQLYNDENIGKIVQAGIPLIAQDFKERFTEIPNITGAHHETGAIAADYFLKKGFKNFAFYGFSDIVWSRERAEGFEESISRAGYEVHYFENRNAARANESELWYYKPSSLSQWLLSLPRPVAIMACDDRLGQHITEACRHSGIRIPEEVAVLGVDNDEMICELSDPPLSSIAQDAEKGGYDAARLLDRMIRKETASFYDIIVKPTQVITRQSTDIYATHDDFIAASLKYIHQNIDKNLQVDALVKQVPLSRRSLEMRFQHEIGYPIYKYIQNLRIEKFSKKLLETDLTVFEIALELGLNDSKNIARQFRQVKGCTPLEYRNRYLAGK
- a CDS encoding MFS transporter translates to MNRNTLIVGLILLIFFVISFLTNILGPIIPDLVDSFQLSIGLAGFLPFAFFVAYAVSVPAGLLVEKHREKRVLLGAFFLAFLGALLVALLPRFSVALVSLFSIGVGMAILQVVINPLLRVAGGEAHFAFNSVLAQLFSGAASFISPFLYSYFVLNLHTTNTSLPIALLNRLVPVHLEWVSLYWVFALTTLLMIVVVALINFPTVELKDDEKIEVGTTLTELVNNKTVLLFFAGIFAYVGTEQGIANWISTFLQLYHGIDPATTGAQVVAAFWGLMTVGCVLGLVLLKLADSRYVLILFTLGAIIALLAGLFGTKDVALYAFPATGFFASVMWSIIFSLALNSIPRHHGTFSGILCTGIVGGALVPLIIGGLAELVGLRWAMLVLLLTLSYIFSIGLWAKPLITNATLKLKKERVNEREREQAA
- a CDS encoding ROK family protein translates to MTIGVDLGGTNVRAGLVQNGLIVHQKSGLLHQKESLSATLSQLIGLIRPLADSSVSSIGIGVPSVVDVGRGIVYNVANIPSWKEVALRDILEAEFAVPVFVNNDVNCFTLGEHQFGQAKSYHSVVGMSIGTGLGSGIIMNNQLFAGSNCGAGEIGLLPYRDKNFEYYASAEFFKAVHGTTALEASQAAQLGEEKALQLWVEFGRHFGWAIKAVLYAYDPEVIVLGGSIAKAYPFFKAGMLESMQDFAYPMTLKRLKIFQSEKEGIALLGAAALVEQREHL
- a CDS encoding family 20 glycosylhydrolase — its product is MRSAFFTILILSIGVCMNGCRSGSTPTTEEAKQIAVGWELVSNFTKIDTGFEARFSLTNGSSTPLTDANWALFFNMSPRPLIPPLTPQPATVHHINGDWYKLTPNPGFTLKPGATIQIRYEGTEAVNKLTDAPMGLYFVFYTKDGREERIVQVANYSVTPFTRREQMLRGKIDSEPLFTPEHTYRTNLTASLLPADKLQQIIPSPVKLTPGRGTLTLDSSLPIYADKGLEREADYLSRKLKTLTGSNFSVSTGAPKGPCIALKKGNVSVNGVVNEAYRLGIDENGVIITGNDAAGVFYGVQSLLALLPTTSYLKPAATVAVRYVQIEDAPRFAFRGMHLDVSRNFQTKETILRLLDLLAFYKVNTFLFYTTEDEGWRLEIDGLPELTQVGAQRVHTSGKETPVLHPAYGSGPRAYDEGKYGSGYYTKADFIDILQYATERHIKVIPEINLPGHARAAIKAMEARYERLMKEGKEKEAREYRLIDPDDKSVYLSAQGYTDNVVSVGQESTYHFCEKVVDELTKMYKAAGLPMDVLHTGGDEVPEGAWTKSPVAARVLSNNPTIKDPKNLQTYFFRNLVKRLKKRNLEIHGWEEAVLAKATDGKLVLNPEFVGQGVVPYVWNNLFDMDLGNRMANAGYPVVLCNVSNFYFDMAYTNDPQEPGLYWAGYVDTKNNWAFAPFDMVKTTNKTSMGKPLKYAGLEKMKLSARKNIRGVEAQLWSETIKGRAMAEYAMLPKLLGFAESAWAPERPWETIENKQAREASMRIGWNVFANTLAQKDLPRLSTINGGYTYRLPLPGALIEKGMLKANVELPGLAIRYTTNGTEPTAQSALYAGPVKAAGTLTLKSFDASGRSSRSVVLKVP